GCCGCGACCTTATAGGCGGAAAAGCTCTCGTTCAGGTCCGGGTAATGCGTGTTCTGGGTGGGCTTTCTGCCCGCGCCCGTCACGCCGGACTTGCAGTCCGCCACAATGCCGGTCAGCTCGACAAGGCCGTCCCGCACGGCGGGAGCGAGCGCGAGCGGAACCGCCGTGGTGTAGCAGCCCGGATTCGAGACGATCTTCGCGCCGCGGATCTTTTCGCGGAACAGCTCCGGAAGGCCGTACACGGCAAGCTCGTGCAGCTTTTTGTTCTGGAAAACGCCGCCGTACCACCGGGTGTATTCGGCCTCGTCCTCCAGGCGGAAATCCGCGCCCAGGTCGATGAAGACCTTTCTTTTGTCGAAGCACTCCTGCGCCAGCTCCTGCGAAAGGCCGTGCGGCAAAGCCGCGAACACCACGTCGCTTTTTTCCACGGCGTCTTCCTGAGACGTGCAGACCATGTCGCAGAAACCGGCGTAAGCGGGGTAGATCTCGCTCAGCGCTTTCCCTTCAAAGCTGACGGAACTGACTGCGGCGAGCTTTACCTGCGGGTGCTCCGTCAGAACCCTCACGAGCTCCGCGCCGGCGTATCCCGTCGCGCCGATCACTCCTGCCTGAATCATTTGGCGATCCCTCCTGTTTTTTGAATTTTACTTTGATTGTGAACCCTGCTTTATTCTTTCCCCGCCTTGGGGAAAAAGCCAAAAATTCTGTTTCTTAGCCGATTCTGCCGTTCAGAATGATTTTGCATTTCCGGGGAAAAAATGGAGCCGCCGTCAGGATTTATGAATCAGCTTCAAAACGCGGTTCGCCTGTTTTTCCACGTTGCCCGGGGCCGGCCCGCCGACGACGGTTCTGTCCCGCACGCATTTTTCCAGCGAGATCGCCTCAAAAACGCCCTCGTCGAACTGCGGGCAGATCTTTTGGTATTCGGCGAGCGGAAGGGTCTCGAGCGTGCATCCCTTTTGGATGCACAGGGCCACCAGCGTGCCGGTGATCTTGTACGCATCCCGGAACGGAATCCCCTTGCCGACGAGATAGTCCGCGCAGTCGGTCGCGTTGATAAATCCCTTCGCCGCCGCCGCGCGCATGTTGTCCGGAAGCACCTTCATCGTGTCGATCATCGGGATAAAGGCGGTCAGGCACAGCTTCAGCGTATCCACCGCGTCGAAAACGGCCTCCTTGTCCTCCTGCATATCCTTGTTGTACGCAAGCGGCAGACCCTTCATCATCGTGAGCAGCGCCATCAGGTCGCCGAACACGCGGCCGGATTTCCCGCGCACCAGCTCGGCGATATCCGGGTTCTTCTTCTGCGGCATGATGCTGGAGCCCGTGGAAAACGCGTCGTCCAGCTCCACAAACTTGAATTCCCACGAGCACCAGAGGATGATCTCCTCCGAAAAGCGGGAGAGATGCACCATGACGAGCGCGACCGCCTCCGCCACGTCCACACAGAAATCCCGGTCGGCCACGCCGTCCAGGCTGTTCTGGCTGACGCCGGAAAACCCGAGCAGGCGGGCCGTCAGCGAGCGGTCCAGCGGATAGGTGGTTCCGGCCAGCGCGCAGGAGCCGAGCGGCAGCACATCCATGCGCTTTTTCGCCGCCTGAAGGCGGTCCAGATCCCGCAGCAGCATTTCGGCGTAGGCCATCAGATGATGTCCGAACGTCACCGGCTGCGCGCGCTGCATGTGCGTGTAGCCCGGCATGACATCCAATTTGTGCTGGATCGCGCGTTTGCACAGCACCTGGATCAGCTCGGTGATCTGCCCGCAGAGCGAATCGCATTCCTTTTTCAGGTAGCAGCGCAGGTCCAGCGCCACCTGGTCGTTGCGGCTGCGGGCGGTGTGCAGGCGCTTTCCGGCGTCCCCGATGCGGGAAGTGAGCTCCCCCTCCACAAACGTGTGGATGTCCTCCGCGTCCGGGTCGATCTTCAGCGCGCCGCTCTCCAGGTCCGCGAGGATCTGCTTCAGCCCGGCGCAGATCGCGCCGGCCTCATCCTGCCCGATGATCCCGCAGGCCCCCAGCATCGTGGCGTGGGCGATGCTTCCTTCGATATCCTCCCGGTACATGCGGCTGTCGAATGAAATGGATGAATTAAAATCGTTTGTTTTCGGGTCGATTTCTTTTTGAAAACGTCCAGCCCAAAGCTTCAATATCATTTTCCTCCGTTATTCTGAAATCGAAATAGCAGTCGGGGGCGAACAGTCCGTCCGCCCCCGATGCCCGTTTCCGCTTTTGCAAGGGCTGTTACTGGTTCTTCTTCTGCGCGTGCGCGGCGACCTTTGCCTGAAGGCCGAACAGGTTGATGAAGCCCGTCGCGTCCGCCTGGTTGTAAACCTCTTCCTCGCCGAACGTGGCGATCTCGCTGTCGTACAGCGAATACGGAGAGGTGACGCCGGCGTCGACGATGTTCCCCTTGTAAAGCTTCAGCTTCACGTCACCCGTCACATACTGCTGGGTGCTGTCCACAAATGCGGAAAGCGCCTCGCGCAGCGGGGTGAACCACTGGCCGTAATACACCAGCTCCGCGAATTTCAGCGCGACGCTCTGCTTGTAGTGATAGGTGTCGCGGTCCAGGCAAAGCTCCTCGAGCTTGTTGTGCGCGTGGTAGAGGATGGTTCCGCCGGGGGTTTCGTACACGCCGCGGGATTTCATGCCTACCAGCCGGTTCTCCACCAGGTCGGCGATGCCGATGCCGTTCTCGCCGCCCAGCTTGTTCAGCTTTTGAATCAGGCTGACACCGTCCGTCTTCTCCCCGTTCAGCTTCACGGGGATGCCCTTTTCAAAGGAAAGGGTCACGTAAACCGGCTTTTCCGGCGCCTGCTCGGGCGAAACGCCCAGCTCCAGAAAACCGGGCTCGTTGTATTTCGGCTCGTTCGCGGGGTCCTCCAGGTCCATCCCTTCGTGCGAAAGGTGCCACAGGTTCTTATCCTTGGAATAGTTGGTTTCGCGGGTGATGTTCAGCGGGATCTTCCGCGCTTCTGCGTACTCGATCTCCTCTTCCCTGGATTTGATGTTCCAGATCCGCCACGGGGCGATGATGGTCATCTCCGGCGCGAGCGCCTTGACCGTAAGCTCGAACCGCACCTGGTCGTTGCCCTTTCCGGTGCAGCCGTGGCAGATGGCGTCCGCCCCCTCGGCCTTCGCGATCTCGACCAGCCTTTTCGCGATGATCGGCCTTGCGAAGGAAGTGCCCAGCAGATATTTGTTCTCATACACCGCGTCCGCCTTCAGCGTGGGCCAGATGTAATCCTCGACGAAGGTCTTTTTCAGGTCCGCGATGTAAAGCTTGGAAGCGCCCGTCTTTTTCGCCTTTTCCTCCAGGCCGTCCAGCTCTTTGCCCTGGCCGACATCCGCGGCGACCGCGATCACCTCGCACCCCTCGTAATTTTCTTTCAGCCACGGAATGATCACGGATGTATCCAAGCCGCCGGAATACGCCAGCACGATTTTTTTGATTTGCTTTGCCATAATGCTTCCTCCCAGAATTTCTTCTTTTTCCTTTTCGGTTTCGTTGTGTTTAATTATACACCGTTTATACAATAAATCAAGTATTATTTGCATAAATATTCGTATTATCCGTTCTCCCCAATTTTTTTACGATTGTGCCCGCCCGATTGGCTAATATGAATAAACCGTGTCCTGATTTTTTTGCAAAATTCGCTTGCAAAAAAAAGCGGTGCGGGATAAGATGGAAGAGAGCAAGAAATACGGATGTGCGGAGGTACTGATGATGCTAAAACAAATCAAGCTGAATGAACTGAGTTTAAACCCGTTTACCATGATCGGCGACGAATGGATGCTGATTTCGGCCGGTGACGAGCAGAAATACAACATGATGACGGCAGCCTGGGGCGGCCTGGGCGTGATGTGGGGGAAAAGCGTCGCGGCCGTCGTGATCCGCCCCACGCGCTACACGCTGGATTTCGTGAAGGCCAAGGACCACTTTGCGCTTAACTTTTTCGACAGCAGCTTCAAGCCGGTGCTTTCCTACTGCGGGTCGCACTCCGGCCGCGACGTGGACAAAGAGAAAGGGACCGGGCTTACGCCCGTCTTCACCGCGCAGGCGCCCTATTTCGCACAGGCCAAGCTGGTGATGGTCTGCCGCAAGCTGTATCAGCAGAAGCTGGACCCGGGCTGCTTCCTCGACGGTTCGCTGGATGCGAAGTGGTATCCGGAAAAGGATTATCACGAATGCTTCGTCGGGGAGATCGCCGGCGTATGGAAGTCGGAGTGATTCCGCCGTTCCTTCCCGGTTTGATCCGTATCGTGCAAAAAAGGGCATGGACGATTTCGTCCATGCCCTTTGTATTCCCCGGTCAGGCCGGGGACTGATTGACTTGAATTTTGTCCAGGATTTCCCCGACGCTTCCGCTCAGCACCAGGTCCGCCCGGGAATCGAGCGGCGTTGGGGAGCGGTTGATGAGCACGAGACGTTTGCCCCGGTAGTAATTGACCAGGCCCGCCGCCGGGTAAACGGCGAGCGAGGTCCCCGCGACGATCATCATGTCCGAGTGGCGGATGGCGTCGACCGCCCCCATGATCGTCCCCTGGTCGAGCCCTTCCTCGTACAGCACGACATCCGGCTTGATGACGCCGCCGCAATCGCACCTCGGCACGCCGGTGCTGTCGCGCATGAACTCCGCGCTGTACATCTTGTGGCATTTCAGGCAGTAATTGCGGTGCACCGAGCCGTGCAGCTCGTAAACGGTTTTGCTGCCCGCTTTCTGGTGCAGGCCATCGATGTTCTGGGTGACCACCGCCGACAGCTTTCCGGCGCGTTCCAGCTCCGCCAGCTTTCTGTGGGCGGCGTTCGGCTCCGCGTCGAGGCAGAGCATCTTCTTCCGGTAAAAATCGAAAAATTCCTCCTGATGGCTCACAAAAAAGCCGTGGCTCAGCATGACCTCCGGCGGATATTTGAAGTGCTGGCGGTACAGGCCGTCCACACTGCGGAAATCCGGAATCCCGCTTTCGGTGGAAACCCCCGCGCCCCCGAAAAATACGATGCTCCGGCTTTGATCCGTCATTTCCTGAAGCTGTTCCAATTCCGTCATATTGATTCCTCCCTTGCAAAAGACGGTCCATCCGCTGCTGCGGCGGCCGCCCGTTCCGGGCTTCCGCCGTTTTTCGTCCGGCACATGACCGAATCCGGGCCGTTGCGGCCCTTCTGTTACAGGAATCATTATACAACACCGCGCGGCGCATATGCAAGCGGATCGCCGCTTCAGTCTGCCGAAAAAGGCTGGGATATTTCAGCGAGCTGCAGAAACAGGTAACGCCGCGCCTCATGACCCGAAAATCCATGTGGTTATGTAAATCTTGACAACGACGTCAACAAGTGATAAATTAAAGAAAAATCAATGGTGGCGACTGCAAAGGTACTTGTTGGAAAAAACAGAATAATTGTGGGGGGACTCATTTGAGTTGAGAAGGCTAAAACCTGACCCTTTGAACCTGTTGGGTTAAGACCTGCGTAGGGAAGCAAAAATGAGAAGATTAAGATGCTTGCTGAAATCGGCAGACATCTTTTTATGATTTCCAGGAAGAAAAACGCGACGGAAAAAATGAAGTATCCACCAGAAGGCGTATCGGATATGCCGGCAGACCGGATACCGTCCGGCTTAGATATAACGAAAAGAAAGATGCCTGAAATGACAGACGATGGATTCGTACAAATACTTTTTCGGTATCGGCGATCTTTTGTGTGGCTGTATGCTTACTTACGACGTTTTGAGCATGCGGTTCCGAAAAGTTAAACTTTTTAAGCGGGATGATTGTCAAGTCTGCGGAAATCACTTATCATGACGTCTGCATGCTGAATCTCATCACTGCCAGTAAAAGTCGCAGATACTTAAGGACTGGCGCTGCGGCAGACCGCGTCATAGCTCTGCCGCCAAAAAGGAGAAAACAATATGAATCGGAACGATAATACTGCAAACCGGCTGGTAATCACCGCTTTATTTTGCGGGATCATCTTTGTTCTGAATTTCACTCCGATCGGATACATCCAATTGCCTTTCATCAAAGCAACCATCATCCATATCCCCGTCATTATCGGCGCTCTCCTCCTTGGTCCAAAAATCGGCGCCGGCCTCGGTTTTGTTTTCGGGCTCACAAGCCTTTACAACAACACATTTGCCCCTGCCATTTTATCTTTTGCATTTTCGCCGTTCATACCCCTCCCGGGAACCGGCAGGGGAAGCCCGACGGCGCTGCTGATTGCCTTCCTCCCCCGCATCCTGGTCGGCGTTGTCCCTTATTATTTTTACCGGTTCATGAAGCGGATCCTGAAGGAAAAATACAACGTCCTGTCGCTTTTTCTCAGCGGGCTGATCGGTTCTATGACCAATACGATTCTGGTCATGCATTTGATCTATTTTCTTTTCCGAGACGCCTATGGGAAAGCAATGAACATCGCTGCAAATATCGTCTATCACGCGGTCCTGACGGTCATACTGACAAGCGGCTTGCCGGAAGCCATCCTAGCGGCCGTCCTTACGGCGGCGGTCTGCCGCGTGCTGATGAAATTTGCACCGGGGAAGGTATAAAGCCGCCTTGGGTGGGGAGAAACAAATCCATTCGCAATCATTAAGTAGAACTTCTGTAAATCGGAACCGTTCCGGCGGTTCCGATTGGGCCTTGTTTGAGAAATAAAAAACGACGGATTTTCGGAATAAATTGCGCCGAACAAGGAAAAAAGAGCAGGAACCCCTTCCGGATTCCGAGCATTTTTGACGCCGGGCGGCACAATTTTAGCCGAATAGACTAGTTCCTTGATTTTTCAAACGAGGCCTAATTGAAACAGCTTAAATTTTATATTTAATAAGAAGAATGGATAAAGTTCTCAATCGTTGCCTGATGCGAAATTTCGATGTGCTTTTTCAGCTTTGCGCACGCCCCCTTGACGTCGTTGTTCAAAATGGCGTCGATGATGCCGACATGCTCCAGGTTGCTGGCGTTATAGCGCTGTTCGTCCGACGTCGTCGCGATGCGGATCATGGTCAGATAGTCGAGGAAGCTGTTCATGATCTCCAGCGCATACTGATTGCCGATGCACGAGATCAGCGTGTTGTGGAACTCGTCGTCCAGCCGCACGCACTCCAGAATCCCGCCCGGCTGCTTCGTCAGGCGCCGGCCCGCCGTGTCGAGAAATTCCTGCCGCATCTTCGCGAGCCACTCCCGGTCGATATTCTGCATCCCTTTCGCGAGCACGCTCGGCTCGAGCAGCTCGCGCAGCTCGAAAATATCGTGAATCTTCTTCGGGGAAATATGGGAAATCTCGATGCCCTTGCGCGGGTGGATCGTCACGAGCTGGTCGCGCGCCAGCTCCTGAAACGCCTCGCGGATCGGGGTGCGGCCGATTCCAAGCAGCTCCTGCATGCCCGCCTCGTTGATGATTTCGCCGGGCTTGAGCCGGTTGTTGATGATCATATCCTTGATTTGCTCATATGCTTTCTGGCTCAGGCGCTGTTTTTTCATAGGTTCCTCCCGCGGCCGTCTCCGGCCGGCAGATCTTCGCAGCCGATGATTGATTCCGCGCGCGCAGCCGGCGGTTCTTTTCCGCCCCGGGCCGCGTCAAATCCTCGGAATACGAGAGTATTCCTGCGGCTTTTTCCCTGCCGAAGCGAAGAATTCCTCGTCGGCTGCACACACGCCTTTTCAATCATCGGTCCTATCATTTCAGTTTTTTATTGTAACAGTTTTTAAAATTTCCGTCAATATGGCTGAATTTCCAAATACGAATTGACATTCGCAAAAAAATATGGTAGTTTAGATATATCAGTAGTATATCAATAAAATTTCCAAGAATCAGTCGAAAAAAGGAACGGGCCCGGTTTCTCCAAAAGATCCGGGCACAAGGAGCTGCAAAGGCGGCTCCACGACGGAGGAAAAGGTGATAACATTGCTAACATTGACAAGGGACGGCCTGAAGGAAAAACAGCAGTGGGAAAAAGCCGGGATCCGGCTGCCGCGGTACGACGCCGCACAGACGGCGCGAAAGACGGAGCAGGCCCCGCGCTGGGTGCATTTCGGCGCGGGCAACATCTTCCGGGGCTTCATCGCGGGGCTTCAGCAGCGGCTTCTGAACGCCGGGCTGTGCGACACGGGCATCCTCGCGGCGGAGACGTACGACCATGAGATCATCGACAAAATCTACGACCCGCACGACAGCCTTTCCATTCTGGTGCTGATGAGGCCGGACGGGACGCTGGACAAAGAGGTCGTTGCCAGCATCGCGAAAGGGCTGCGCGCCGACCGCACGTCGGAAGAGGACTGGGAGGCTCTGAAAAAGATCTTCGTCAGCCCCACGCTTCAGATGGTCAGCTTCACGATCACGGAAAAGGGATACAGCCTGCGCAATATGAGCGGCGAGCTTCTGCCGGCGGCGCGCGCGGACATGGAAAACGGGCCCGCGGCGCCGAAGCACGCCATGGCGGTCGTCGCCTCGCTCGCGTACGACCGGTTCCGGGCCGGGGAGCTTCCCGTGGCGTTCGTCAGCATGGACAACTGCTCGCACAACGGGGAGAAGCTTTCGCGTTCCGTCCTCGAAATCGCGCGGGCGTGGGAAAAGAACGGCTTTGTGCCCGCCGCGTTCGTGGAATACCTGCAGAACCCGGAAAAAGTCTCGTTCCCGTGGTCGATGATCGACAAGATCACGCCGCGTCCCTCCGAATTCGTGCAGAAGGCGCTGGAGAAGGACGGCCTTTCCGGCATGGCGCCCGTCGTCACGGCGAAGAAAACCTTCATCGCCCCGTTCGTCAACGCGGAGGTTCCGCAGTACCTGGTGGTGGAGGACCGGTTCCCGAACGGACGCCCGCCGCTGGAGAAAGCCGGCGTTTACTTTGCCGACCGCGAAACGGTGGAAAAGACCGAGCGCATGAAGGTGACCACCTGCCTGAACCCGCTGCACACAGCGCTCGCCGTTTACGGATGCCTTTTGGGCTATGAATCCATCGCGGCGGAGATGAAGGATGACGAGCTGAAGAAGCTCGTTGAAAAAATCGGCTATCAGGAGGGCATGCCGGTGGTCGTCAACCCGGGCATTCTGAACCCAGAAGACTTTATCCACGAGGTGGTCGACCAGCGCCTGCCCAACCCGTTTATCCCCGACACCCCCCAGCGCATCGCGACCGACACCTCCCAAAAAATCCCGGTGCGCTTCGGCGAAACCATCAAATCCTACCGGAGCCGCCCCGACCTCGATCCGTCGTCGCTGCGGTACATCCCGCTGGCGCTGGCCGGGTGGTGCCGCTATCTTCTGGGCGTGGACGACGAGGGCAATCCCATGGCGGTCAGCGCCGACCCGATGCTCGGGGAGCTTCAGGAAAAGCTTTCCGGCGTCACCGTCGGGGATTCCGGCTCTTACCGCGGCCAGCTGCGGCCGATTCTGAGCAACCCCGTGCTGTTCGGCGTGAATCTTTACGACGCCGGCCTGGGCGAAAGGGTAGAAAGCTATTTCAGGGAGCTGATCGCGGGGAAACACGCGGTGCGCGCGACCTTGAAGAAATATCTGGACTGATCGAAAGAGGAGGCTATCCAATATGAAAATGACGTTTCGCTGGTACGGCAGCGGATTCGACCCTATCCCGCTGCGCTACATCCGCCAGATTCCGGGCGTGACCGGCGTGGTCGGCACCCTGATGGACATTCCCGCGGGCGAGGTATGGCCGCTGGACAAAATCATGGCC
This window of the Ruminococcaceae bacterium BL-6 genome carries:
- the argH gene encoding argininosuccinate lyase (Evidence 2a : Function from experimental evidences in other organisms; PubMedId : 2989674, 9890879, 11423008; Product type e : enzyme); its protein translation is MKLWAGRFQKEIDPKTNDFNSSISFDSRMYREDIEGSIAHATMLGACGIIGQDEAGAICAGLKQILADLESGALKIDPDAEDIHTFVEGELTSRIGDAGKRLHTARSRNDQVALDLRCYLKKECDSLCGQITELIQVLCKRAIQHKLDVMPGYTHMQRAQPVTFGHHLMAYAEMLLRDLDRLQAAKKRMDVLPLGSCALAGTTYPLDRSLTARLLGFSGVSQNSLDGVADRDFCVDVAEAVALVMVHLSRFSEEIILWCSWEFKFVELDDAFSTGSSIMPQKKNPDIAELVRGKSGRVFGDLMALLTMMKGLPLAYNKDMQEDKEAVFDAVDTLKLCLTAFIPMIDTMKVLPDNMRAAAAKGFINATDCADYLVGKGIPFRDAYKITGTLVALCIQKGCTLETLPLAEYQKICPQFDEGVFEAISLEKCVRDRTVVGGPAPGNVEKQANRVLKLIHKS
- the argG gene encoding argininosuccinate synthase (Evidence 2a : Function from experimental evidences in other organisms; PubMedId : 2989674, 11423008, 12963366, 17611193; Product type e : enzyme), which gives rise to MQIILDLLYKRCIIKHNETEKEKEEILGGSIMAKQIKKIVLAYSGGLDTSVIIPWLKENYEGCEVIAVAADVGQGKELDGLEEKAKKTGASKLYIADLKKTFVEDYIWPTLKADAVYENKYLLGTSFARPIIAKRLVEIAKAEGADAICHGCTGKGNDQVRFELTVKALAPEMTIIAPWRIWNIKSREEEIEYAEARKIPLNITRETNYSKDKNLWHLSHEGMDLEDPANEPKYNEPGFLELGVSPEQAPEKPVYVTLSFEKGIPVKLNGEKTDGVSLIQKLNKLGGENGIGIADLVENRLVGMKSRGVYETPGGTILYHAHNKLEELCLDRDTYHYKQSVALKFAELVYYGQWFTPLREALSAFVDSTQQYVTGDVKLKLYKGNIVDAGVTSPYSLYDSEIATFGEEEVYNQADATGFINLFGLQAKVAAHAQKKNQ
- a CDS encoding Substrate-specific component PanT of predicted pantothenate ECF transporter — protein: MNRNDNTANRLVITALFCGIIFVLNFTPIGYIQLPFIKATIIHIPVIIGALLLGPKIGAGLGFVFGLTSLYNNTFAPAILSFAFSPFIPLPGTGRGSPTALLIAFLPRILVGVVPYYFYRFMKRILKEKYNVLSLFLSGLIGSMTNTILVMHLIYFLFRDAYGKAMNIAANIVYHAVLTVILTSGLPEAILAAVLTAAVCRVLMKFAPGKV
- the argC gene encoding N-acetylglutamate gamma-semialdehyde dehydrogenase (Evidence 2a : Function from experimental evidences in other organisms; PubMedId : 2117746, 3005232, 3106155, 6096674, 6096675, 8025667, 18455186; Product type e : enzyme); this encodes MIQAGVIGATGYAGAELVRVLTEHPQVKLAAVSSVSFEGKALSEIYPAYAGFCDMVCTSQEDAVEKSDVVFAALPHGLSQELAQECFDKRKVFIDLGADFRLEDEAEYTRWYGGVFQNKKLHELAVYGLPELFREKIRGAKIVSNPGCYTTAVPLALAPAVRDGLVELTGIVADCKSGVTGAGRKPTQNTHYPDLNESFSAYKVAAHRHTPEMEQTLSRLAGETIRLTFVPHLLPINRGILATCYAKLKPGATQEQVLSAYREQYNGEPFIRLLPKGRIADIKNVRCSNFCDLSLHFDERCGMLIAISAIDNMGKGAAGQAVQNMNLAFGLDETAGLMKMPPAF
- a CDS encoding D-mannonate oxidoreductase encodes the protein MITLLTLTRDGLKEKQQWEKAGIRLPRYDAAQTARKTEQAPRWVHFGAGNIFRGFIAGLQQRLLNAGLCDTGILAAETYDHEIIDKIYDPHDSLSILVLMRPDGTLDKEVVASIAKGLRADRTSEEDWEALKKIFVSPTLQMVSFTITEKGYSLRNMSGELLPAARADMENGPAAPKHAMAVVASLAYDRFRAGELPVAFVSMDNCSHNGEKLSRSVLEIARAWEKNGFVPAAFVEYLQNPEKVSFPWSMIDKITPRPSEFVQKALEKDGLSGMAPVVTAKKTFIAPFVNAEVPQYLVVEDRFPNGRPPLEKAGVYFADRETVEKTERMKVTTCLNPLHTALAVYGCLLGYESIAAEMKDDELKKLVEKIGYQEGMPVVVNPGILNPEDFIHEVVDQRLPNPFIPDTPQRIATDTSQKIPVRFGETIKSYRSRPDLDPSSLRYIPLALAGWCRYLLGVDDEGNPMAVSADPMLGELQEKLSGVTVGDSGSYRGQLRPILSNPVLFGVNLYDAGLGERVESYFRELIAGKHAVRATLKKYLD
- the cobB gene encoding NAD-dependent protein deacetylase; its protein translation is MPDEKRRKPGTGGRRSSGWTVFCKGGINMTELEQLQEMTDQSRSIVFFGGAGVSTESGIPDFRSVDGLYRQHFKYPPEVMLSHGFFVSHQEEFFDFYRKKMLCLDAEPNAAHRKLAELERAGKLSAVVTQNIDGLHQKAGSKTVYELHGSVHRNYCLKCHKMYSAEFMRDSTGVPRCDCGGVIKPDVVLYEEGLDQGTIMGAVDAIRHSDMMIVAGTSLAVYPAAGLVNYYRGKRLVLINRSPTPLDSRADLVLSGSVGEILDKIQVNQSPA
- a CDS encoding Flavin reductase, giving the protein MQKKAVRDKMEESKKYGCAEVLMMLKQIKLNELSLNPFTMIGDEWMLISAGDEQKYNMMTAAWGGLGVMWGKSVAAVVIRPTRYTLDFVKAKDHFALNFFDSSFKPVLSYCGSHSGRDVDKEKGTGLTPVFTAQAPYFAQAKLVMVCRKLYQQKLDPGCFLDGSLDAKWYPEKDYHECFVGEIAGVWKSE
- a CDS encoding HTH gntR-type domain-containing protein, which produces MKKQRLSQKAYEQIKDMIINNRLKPGEIINEAGMQELLGIGRTPIREAFQELARDQLVTIHPRKGIEISHISPKKIHDIFELRELLEPSVLAKGMQNIDREWLAKMRQEFLDTAGRRLTKQPGGILECVRLDDEFHNTLISCIGNQYALEIMNSFLDYLTMIRIATTSDEQRYNASNLEHVGIIDAILNNDVKGACAKLKKHIEISHQATIENFIHSSY